GCTCCACGATCAAGTGCTCGAGGGTTGGGAGCCCAGCGCGGATCTGTTCGATTTCACCGTGGCGAGAGAACTGCTTGCCGCCGTACACATAGCTGTCGACAGCAAGCAGCACCTTCGGCTCAATCTGGGAGAAGCGATCCAGCACGCTCTTCACGCCAAACTCCGGTGAAGCACTGGACCAGATTGCCCCGAGAGACGCCGCTGCCAGGAACGCAACTAGCGCTCCCACGTTGTTCGGCATGTAGGCCACCACCCGGTCGCCTTTGCTCACCCCAAGGTTCTTCAGGCTGCTGCGAAGCTGAGCGACCCTTCGCGAGAGCTCGGCGTAGCTCAATCGCTGCACCTCCCCCCCTTCCCCCTCGTAGATCACCGCGAGATCTTCGTTGCGCTTGCGCAGCGCGTGCTCTGCGTAGTTCAACGTTGCCCCGGGGAACCACTCGGTGCCGGGCATTTCTCGCTTGCCAAATACGCCTTCCGCAGCCTGGTGAAATTTCACCTGGAAGAAGTCGCAGACCGCCCCCCAAAAGCCCTCGAGATCGGAGACCGACCAGCGCCACAGCGCTTGATAATCGTGGCTCTTCACGCTCGACTCCAGGTCGCTCGGCCCGCGTCCCTCTTCCGCGAGCCAACGAGCAAAACGCGTCAGCTCAGCGCCCTCCAGCGTGGCCTCGCTCGGCTCCCAGAGCAGCGTCCCCTCGGCAGTCTCCTTCAGCTCCGTCATGGCCACCGTCATACGAGCACTCAAGCGATGCGCCAAGCGTCACGTCCCTTGCCGAGGCTCAGCGCACGGGCTAACCGGCAGCCATGGCAGAGCTAGCGCGAGGCGACTTGAGCCTGCGACGTATCAGCCGGAACGACCAGCAAGCATTCGTCGCCGCAGCGCGGCAGAGCCGCGCGTTGCATCAGCCGTGGATCTTCCCTCCAGTGACCGCCCAGCGATTCCGCTCGTGGCTCGACAACTCCGAGCGTCGCGAACGCTACCTGGTGTGGAATCGCGACGGCGCATCCGAAGCGCTCGTTGGCTACGTAGCGATCAACGAGCTGACGTGGGGTGTCTTCGAGAACGGCTGCTTGGGCTACTGGGTGAACGCACCGTGGTCGGGTAAGGGGCGCATGCGTGTCGCCCTCGAGCTACTCGTCGAACATGTGTTCAAGCGCAAAGAGCGCCGCCTGCACCGACTGGAAGCAAACATCCAGCCCGGAAACGCGGCTTCGCGGCGCCTGGTCGAGCACCTTGGCTTCCGCTTGGAGGGCCTGAGCCCGCGCTTCCTAAAGCTCGACGGAGAGTGGCGCGACCACGAACGTTGGGCAATCACGCGCGAAGACTGGCACCAGACCAAGCCGCAACGGCGCGCAGGTCATTACGCCTGACGCCGTGTCCCTCGAGAGCGTGCCTGCTTGCCGTCGAGGCTTACGCTCACGCATTTCCTCGCGGCAACAATCTCTACATACCGATTGCGGCGCGCTGCGCAGCGTTCTCTCGGGTGTCTTGGCGACGCCACAGCACACCGTCTAGCAGGTAGTGAGTGAACTGCGGCAGCGAGAGCAGCGGCACCAGGAAGCACAGCACCCAGGGAGCGAGGTTCACGTCACTCGCTCCGAACAACCACGCGTTGTCTTTCCAGACCAAGCGATCCCAGATGAGCTCTTCCACAAAAGCGAGCAGGAGCAGGCTGCCAGCAAAAGCAAGCAGGCCACCCACAAGGAGCTGGGAGCCCGGCTGGTCTGGTGCTTCACGCCGCCTGGCCTGACCGTAGAAGTAGAGCAGCGCCATGTAGGGCACACCGTGCACGACCACGTTGGTGACGGTGAACTCTGCATCGCTGTTGGTGGCCACGATGCCCAGGTACCAGGTGAGTGCGGTGGTTGCGACCACGACGCACTTTCCAAGCTGCACGAAGCCCTCTTGTTTCAGCAGCCATAATTGCCGCAAGGCAAAAACAAGGAGCGCCGCGACCCAGACCCCGCGCGCGATTGGCAGCACGCTCGAGGCGACGTGGCTGACATCCACGAAGTCCCCCTGCACGAACCAGGTGAAGCGAGTCTCTGCCAAGTTCGCGTGCCAGTACAAGACGGGGTACAGCGTGGAGACATAGACGGTGACCTCGTCGATCAGCTTGTCGAGATTCTGACGGCGCACGAGCACACTCGCGCCCAGCTGCGCGTTGTCTGAACGCAGGTGTTCTTCACGGCGGAGCGCGCCAGCTCGCGCTCGATACAGCGCGACCCAGCCGACCTGTTGGCGGATGAAGTGGAACACTGCGACGTATGCCAGCACGCGCCAGAACCAAAGCGCGCCCGCGGCGTAGAGGGCGACTCCGAGGGCGTACGCGACGAGGGGTACGACCAAGTAGCGCACGCGATGACGCCGCACCTCCTCGCGGTCCAAGTACGTGCGAAACAGCGTCGAGTAGACGTGAGAGACGTCGATGCCCAGCACGAACACCAGCCACGCCCAAGGCGGCAAGCTGCCGGGCGCGATGCCCAGTGCGCGCATCGCGAACACGCAGAGGACGGCGAACGCCGCACTACCAGCGAAGACACCCAGATCGACCCGGGCCCCCCACAGCCACGGCCCAAGCGCTGGTACGCGCGCGGGCGTGCGAGCGTGTGTCGCAGTGGGAGAGGTGCTCACGGTCACGGCAGATCGACTCTATTACATGCCGTGGTCTTTGTCCCCGCCACGCGGGGCGCGTCGATGTCTCGAAAAGCTCAGTCAAAGGGCTTTGGGCTCAAGCCCCGCGCCTCCAACACGCGATCGGCGGCCAGGATCCCGCGGTGTTGGGCTTCCTCGAAGAGCGCGATCCCCGAGAGGTCCGAGTGCGCGAAATGCACGCGTCCGACGGACTCGCTGGCTTTCTCGCGCGCACCTCCCCAAATGAAACCGGGTCGTGGCCGGACCATGGCGTGTCCCCAGCGCCAAACATCGACGCGCTCGATGCACGCTTCCAAGTCGAGGTGCGCCCGGCTCAGATCTGCCACGATAGCGTCCGTGAGACCGCGATGCTCTGCGGCTAGCAGGCGCTCCCGGGCTTGCTTCGGATCCGCGTCGGTCAGCGGCTGGTAGTAGGTCCAAACGCTGGGTCCCCGATCGCGCAGCGTCTGATGCGAAGCAACGACATAGCCAAGCGCCGGACTGTCGTAGAGCACGTTGTCCCACGCGAGCTCGAAACCACGGCTCAGGGGACGCCGGCGGAGGTGGATGTTCGCCACCAGCCAGACGCCATACGAGAACTCCTGAAGATGCGCCGGCATTGCCTCCCGGAAAGGCCTCAAGATGCGCGGCACCACGAACTTCGGGAGCGCCAGAATCACCTGGTCGGCGACGTAGCGCCTGAGCCCCGTGTCCGGCGAGTAGACGCTGAACTCCACGCTGTCTTCACCGGGCACCACATCCGTAACAACGCGCCCAAGCTCGAGGCGCGGTCCAACGACGTCCACCAGGTGCCGCACCAGGCGGCCATTGCCTTCAGGCCAAGTGACGAAGGGCGCGGATTCCGAGCCTGGTTCCGGCACACGGCTGCAGAAGTAAAGCAACAGCGCCCAAGCGCTGGTGTGCTCAAGGTCGAGCCCGTAGTCGTCTCGGCAGGCGTACTCCACGTACCAGCGCACCCTCGGCGAGGTGATCTTCAGATCATCGAGCCACTGCTTCGCGCTCTGCTTGTCCAGCGCTCGCACCTCCGCGGCGTTCGAGGCGCGCGCCATTGGAAGATCAAACGCGCGTCGGCCCTGCGCATCACGGAAGCTCACCCATCGCGCAACCTGCGCTTCGAAACGCGTCAGCTGCTCCCAATCTTCCTTGCTGGCTCCTGCCGCAGGGAACAACCCCTCGTGCCAGCTACCGTCGATGAACAGGCGCTCTTCAGGCGCGCGAATGCGCATCTGCTCGAGGGCGCGAGGCGGCGCGTCGACGTCTGGCTCGAGCACGTCCATCTCGCTGAGCAGCCGATAGAGCGCGGAGGTCTGGCGTCGCGGGACGGGAACGTAGTGTGCGCCCCACGGGTGGGGAACCGCGCCATCGCTCCCAAAGGTCGAGGTGCCCCCAGCTTGGCCTTCAAGGTCGAACACGACGTAGTCGGCGACCCCCTCACGATCGAGGCGCCACGCAGCGGAGAGGCCGCTCGGCCCAGCGCCCACGATCGCAACCCCCACCCTCCTGGGGGCGCCCGCGGCGCGCTCCACCGTGGCATCCCTCAGCCGGTGGCCCAGCTGAAAGCGCGCGCCCTTGATTTCCCCAGGGATTTCTCGGCGCGGCAGGTGCTTCTCGCACGCGGCCGCGAGGGGCGCCCCAAGCAAGAGACGCAAGACGTCTCGTCGCGAAGCTTGGTTCATCCGATTCTCTGGCTGCTCTCGAGGTCGAGCCTAGTTGCTGATTGGCAGGGTGTTCTTCAACTCGCTGCTAGTTGATGCAGCAGAAGGTGATGGGCATGTCGGGTGTCGCGCCACCCGTCGGCTGGCCACCGGTAGGCGGGCAGTTTCCACCGCTCGGGGTGCCGACGATGTACTTGAAGCTCTGCTCGGTGGCGTTGGTCACTCCAGCACAGGTGGTCCCGGGCGTCGTGACGGTGCCATCGGGCGATGCCTTGCAGGATGCGCCGCCAGACACCTCGAGGCGCGCGCCGTTGCACGTCACCCCCGTTGGCTCGCTGCAGCTGCAGGAGGTGCACGCGCGGGTATCCATCGTGCCGGTGTAGTAGAGGTACTTGTGGCTGAAGACACCGGACGGGCAGGTTTGATCGCCGTCTTGGTACACGCACACGCCACGGTTGTAGGCGCCTGCGGCAGGAGGCACACAAGTGTTGGTCCCACAGCCCGTCGCCATATTGCCAGCGGGCGGTCCAGCGCAGCTGCGCGCTTGGGTATTCCACGAGGTGCTCGGCTTGGTCACCGCACCGCCGCTCGGCACGCACGAACCCCCGGTAGTCGGTGGCGCTGTCGTAGCCGCAGCGCTGGGAAGCTCTCCGTTCGGTCCGCTGAAGGGATCTTGAGCACCGAAGCAGTCGCCCGAAGCGACGCCGTTCCCTTCCAGGGCGGAGCCGCTAAACGTCCAGCGATAGCCTGCCCCGCAGGTCGCGCTCTGATAGAGGCTGATGTCGGGGAAATGGCAGGTGATCGCGCCGGTCGGTGTGCCACAGGTGCACGCCGAGCACTGAGCGTTCGGAACGTTCAAGTCGGTGCCCGGGCGTGGGCCAATCGTCGGGTAGTTGCCGCCGCAGTTCACGGCGCTCAGGTCGGTCCCCTCAGCTAGCTCGACCGGACCCTCCCAACCTGAGGGCAACGCAAGACACTGGTAGCCCGCGCTTTGACACTTCGGGTCCTCGCAGTCGGCCTTGCTGTCGTCGTCATTGTCGATACCGTCCGTACAGTCTTCGGTGCCTGTGCTTCCGGAGCTGCCGGCCGAACCCGATGTGCCTCCGGTGCCACCGCCGCCGGTGCCCGCACCAGCCATCCCCGCGGAACCGCCAACGCCACCCTGAGCGCCGGTTCCCGCAGCGCCCGCGTCACCTCCGACGGCGCCCGTGCCAGCATCGCCACCGACGCTGTTGCCCGAGCTCCCACCGCTAGTACTAGCGCCCGTTCCGCCGCTGCCGGCGTTCCCGCTGCCGGCGTTGCCCCCGTTGTTGAACTCGTCGTCAGGGATGAAGCTGTGTTCTGGGAACGAGCAAGCGACGACCAAGGACGCCGCCAAACTCGTGAGTGCAACCGAGCGCAAAACGTTGGTGCGAATCATTAGTCTAAGTCCTCAATCAAAACTGTCCGCTCAAGCGAACACCAGAGAAAGCCTTGGTCGTGCCCACATCCCAGCGCAGGCCCTTGGCCTCCCGAGCGGGCTCTGGGGAGCTACTCCCCCCCGTAAGCAACATGACAGCTGCCACGCCGATCCCGACCACGCCAATCCCGAGGGTCACGTTGGTCCACATCGCGTAGCTCTCGCCCGAGGACTGCTTGTCCTCCACCGATTTAGGGCAAACGCTGCCACGGCAGGCGCCGTCGAGATCGCTCTCCGCACCGTTCTTCATCAGGAAGAACACGCCCGAGGCGACGAGACTCACCGCACCTACACCACCGATGATCCAGGGAACCGCCGATGAACTCTCTTCGGGCTTGGGTTCTGGCGTCGGCTCGTCATCTGGAGGCACATCGGGGATATCCGCAGGCGGCGTTTCCACCTGCAAATCCTCCGGCGGCACCAACTCCAGGGCCTTCGACTCACCCTCGGTGACGTCGACGGTCTCCTCCCATTTTCCGCCGTTCGGCAGGCGCACCACCACAGTGTGGCTGCCAGGGTCCACGACCGTCTCTTTGCCGACCTTCGCCGATCCAAGCTCGACGCCATCGAGCTCCACGGTCGCGCCCTCTGCACCCTCACCCAGCGTGATCACCAGCTTGGGCACGCGGGCCTCGAGCTTCTCTTTCGCGGCGCTGATCTCGGGCAGCTCCTTCGCGCCCGCTTCACGGGCTTCGTACTCCGCAAGCCGATAGTCGCCGAGCGCCTCGTTCAAGCGGCCCAGCTCCTCCTTGCAGCGGCCCATGTGGAAACGCACCTGGGGAGTCAGCTTGACCTTCGCCACCTCATCGAACTTCGCCAGCGCTCCAGCGAAGTCTCCAGCGGCCTCGAGGCTCAGGCCCTGGCGAAACAGACGCCGCGCCTTGGCCAGATCATCCTTGCTCTGAGCCACTGCCTGGTCCGGGCAGAGCGGAACAGACGCCAACCCGGCGCAAGCTCCCATCACCAGCAATACACGTCGGAATGAAGCCGCCATACACCCTTACTCCTATCGGTTTGGGCGCGAAAAAGTAAGACACCTCGACGTCACTCGCGCGATCCCTCTGCCTTAGAAGCGTGGCCTGCCTTGGGCGAGGTTCAAGTATCCTGGACGTTTCCTCTGACGTCCGAGTCCTCCCTGATCGCCCGCGAAGGATTTTTGGGGGGAGAGGGTCAGGCGGAAGTCACCGTTCGAGTCTGACGCTCTGCCTCAGCGACCAGCCTGGAGTAGGCATCGAACCGAGGCGTCTGCTCCTCACCCATGCGACGACTCGCGGGACTCGCGTAGCTCGGGTGCGGAGTCATCACCCGGGCGCGACTCGCGTGATCCGTGAAGGCGTTCACGCTCGAAGTGCGAGAGCCGTGGTCCAGCCGTACGTGCGCCCGCTCCACCAGATGCGCCGCGCAAGCCTCGAGCTTCTGCAGCGTCGAAGTCCCCACAAAACCGCCGAAATCGAAGCTGCGGGCGTCGACTCGGGCCACCCAGGGCACGGTGATGAAATGTATGTCGAGCGCGAGATACGCGTCGATCTGCCCAGGGCTCAGCGACTCACGAAAGCTCTCGAGCTCGGCGGCGCTCGGGTTGATGGCGCGCAGGGATGAACTCGAAGAGCGGGAGCGGGCCGGGTCGGCGCCGACGCTGACCTGGCCCTGCACCAAGACCAGCACAGCGCCCCACGGGATCGTCATGCTCCGCGCTTGGAGTTGCAGTCCAAGCCCCTGCTCCTCGAAGGCGAGCGAACGCAGGGTCACGATCTTCCGGTCGGGCTCATGTCCCACCGCAGGGTCGACCAGTGCCACCCTGTAGCCCGCCGCGGCCAGGCGCTGATGGAGCAACCGAGCTTGCTCCACCTCGGCCAGCGCCTTGACGACGCCCCACGCATCCGGTTTGAGCTTGGTTTTTAGATCGTAGACCACCAGCCCAGAGAGCTCGGCGAGCTCAGCGTACTGATCGTTTCTGCCCTCGAAAGGTGGTCCCAACAGGACTAACAAAGGCTCCCCCAAGAGATTTGCGCCGCATCAAGCAGGCGTAGGAGAAGCTTAGCTCGAAGGCCGGAAGTGGGGCGACAATGCGGCGGGGCAGAGCGTTCAGCGTGCGAAGCAGCTCTCACATCCCGCGGGAGTGTGATAACAATCGCCGGGGTCCCAAGTCCGCTCGCGAGCGGACACAGCCTTTCGTGCTGTGGCTTTCTGCCTGGAAGTCTTGGGAACGGGCG
This Polyangiaceae bacterium DNA region includes the following protein-coding sequences:
- a CDS encoding GNAT family N-acetyltransferase, whose protein sequence is MAELARGDLSLRRISRNDQQAFVAAARQSRALHQPWIFPPVTAQRFRSWLDNSERRERYLVWNRDGASEALVGYVAINELTWGVFENGCLGYWVNAPWSGKGRMRVALELLVEHVFKRKERRLHRLEANIQPGNAASRRLVEHLGFRLEGLSPRFLKLDGEWRDHERWAITREDWHQTKPQRRAGHYA
- a CDS encoding FAD-dependent oxidoreductase yields the protein MNQASRRDVLRLLLGAPLAAACEKHLPRREIPGEIKGARFQLGHRLRDATVERAAGAPRRVGVAIVGAGPSGLSAAWRLDREGVADYVVFDLEGQAGGTSTFGSDGAVPHPWGAHYVPVPRRQTSALYRLLSEMDVLEPDVDAPPRALEQMRIRAPEERLFIDGSWHEGLFPAAGASKEDWEQLTRFEAQVARWVSFRDAQGRRAFDLPMARASNAAEVRALDKQSAKQWLDDLKITSPRVRWYVEYACRDDYGLDLEHTSAWALLLYFCSRVPEPGSESAPFVTWPEGNGRLVRHLVDVVGPRLELGRVVTDVVPGEDSVEFSVYSPDTGLRRYVADQVILALPKFVVPRILRPFREAMPAHLQEFSYGVWLVANIHLRRRPLSRGFELAWDNVLYDSPALGYVVASHQTLRDRGPSVWTYYQPLTDADPKQARERLLAAEHRGLTDAIVADLSRAHLDLEACIERVDVWRWGHAMVRPRPGFIWGGAREKASESVGRVHFAHSDLSGIALFEEAQHRGILAADRVLEARGLSPKPFD
- a CDS encoding PEGA domain-containing protein, with protein sequence MAASFRRVLLVMGACAGLASVPLCPDQAVAQSKDDLAKARRLFRQGLSLEAAGDFAGALAKFDEVAKVKLTPQVRFHMGRCKEELGRLNEALGDYRLAEYEAREAGAKELPEISAAKEKLEARVPKLVITLGEGAEGATVELDGVELGSAKVGKETVVDPGSHTVVVRLPNGGKWEETVDVTEGESKALELVPPEDLQVETPPADIPDVPPDDEPTPEPKPEESSSAVPWIIGGVGAVSLVASGVFFLMKNGAESDLDGACRGSVCPKSVEDKQSSGESYAMWTNVTLGIGVVGIGVAAVMLLTGGSSSPEPAREAKGLRWDVGTTKAFSGVRLSGQF